One genomic segment of Luteimonas galliterrae includes these proteins:
- a CDS encoding carbohydrate ABC transporter permease, with amino-acid sequence MSRQVGESRFGAFAVNAALALLAVVSLAPLAWMVSVSFMPIGEASHFPPPLLPSSATLVNYHQLFERTGMARNFANSLMVSVAITGLSLLVNTMAGYAFAKLRFAGRERIFQLLLAALVIPAQVAMLPLFLMMKQLHLVNNYGGVIVPALATVFGIFLVRQYARSIPDELLEAARIDGASELRIFFQIVLPMLKPVLVTLSIFTFMAAWNDFMWPLIVLTDQEHYTLPVALASLSREHIQDVEMMMAGAVITVLPVLLLFLLLQRYYIQGLLLGSVKG; translated from the coding sequence ATGAGCCGCCAGGTGGGCGAGTCGCGGTTCGGCGCGTTCGCGGTGAACGCCGCGCTGGCGTTGCTGGCGGTCGTCAGCCTGGCGCCGCTGGCCTGGATGGTGTCGGTATCGTTCATGCCGATCGGCGAGGCCAGCCATTTCCCGCCGCCGCTGCTGCCATCGTCGGCGACGCTGGTGAATTACCACCAGCTGTTCGAGCGCACCGGCATGGCGCGAAATTTCGCCAACAGCCTGATGGTATCGGTGGCCATCACCGGCCTGTCGCTGCTGGTCAACACGATGGCCGGCTACGCCTTCGCCAAGCTGCGCTTCGCCGGGCGCGAGCGCATCTTCCAGCTGCTGCTGGCGGCGCTGGTGATCCCGGCGCAGGTGGCGATGCTGCCGTTGTTCCTGATGATGAAGCAGCTGCACCTGGTCAACAACTACGGCGGCGTGATCGTGCCGGCGCTTGCGACGGTATTCGGCATCTTCCTGGTGCGCCAGTACGCGCGTTCCATTCCCGACGAATTGCTGGAAGCCGCGCGGATCGACGGCGCCAGCGAGTTGCGCATCTTCTTCCAGATCGTGCTGCCGATGCTCAAGCCGGTGCTGGTCACGTTGTCGATCTTCACCTTCATGGCGGCCTGGAACGATTTCATGTGGCCGTTGATCGTGCTGACCGACCAGGAGCACTACACGCTGCCGGTGGCGCTGGCCTCGCTGTCGCGCGAGCACATCCAGGACGTGGAGATGATGATGGCTGGGGCGGTGATCACGGTGTTGCCGGTGCTGCTGTTGTTCCTGTTGTTGCAGCGGTACTACATCCAGGGCTTGTTGCTGGGGAGCGTGAAAGGTTGA
- a CDS encoding discoidin domain-containing protein has translation MCFCLALLYASSTHAQPASRLLDAFENPSDWKVVVSNQVSGKLRQIQGVDGKALCLDYDFSGVSGYAGIQRDIAIDYPQNYQFTFQLRGDSPKNDLQFKLIDASGDNVWWVNRPKYDYPRDWAQVRYKKRHIDKAWGPDPDRTLRRSAKLEYTIYNNEGGKGSVCFDELAFAPLPPDDRSPLKTTAMATAANGGAVAGRAADGDPGTAWYADFAAEPSPQLTLDLGKRREFGGLVLEWQPKEYATDYLVQLSDDGKQWRDVRTVIGGDGGTDYLALPESEARYIKLLAGDGPQNSFGLSEATVQPLEFAATPNDFVRSVAKDSPRGWYPRGFIGEQPYWTILGIDGGEEQGLIGEDGAIEVAKSGFSIEPFVMVDGEVATWADVGLSQSLQDGYLPIPSVEWKHDLFGLRVTAFAQGERMRSQLVARYRLTNASDAARDYVLALAVQPFQVNPPTQFLSTVGGVSAIGRLSVDGGTASIADKARVFADHAPDASFASTFDAGMAISHLFAGALPEPRSVDDPTGLASGAMLYRMRLMPGESHEVALMIPMNGPGTVAAKPWDAERLQQAVAADWRGKLDRVHISVPKQGQALVDTLRTATAHMLVSRIGPRLQPGTRSYARSWIRDGAMISEGLLRMGREDAVKDYVAWYAPYQFKDGMVPCCVDRRGSDPVPENDSHGELIFNIAELYRYDGDRAFLAKMWPHVLGAFQYMEKLRLSERTEANRAKNRAFYGMMPVSISHEGYSAKPVHSYWDNFWALRGYKDAVEVAQWLGKTQDAERFAAARDQFRDDLYASLQAAAAFHKIDYLPGSAELGDFDATSTTIALAPGGEQGRLPKRLLDNTFERYWREFEQRRDGEREWEAYTPYEWRNVAAFVRLGWRERAWSAVDFFFADREPAAWNQWAEVVARERRKPFFVGDLPHAWVASDFVRSALDMFAYVREIDDSIVLAAGIPAAWLDGEGVAIRDLRTANGKLAYSLRREGGTLRLDIPKGPALPKGGLVLPWPYKTAPGSATINGRPAQWHHGELRIASLPAKVEIAAP, from the coding sequence ATTTGCTTCTGCTTGGCATTGCTCTACGCGTCGTCGACCCACGCCCAGCCAGCATCGCGCCTGCTTGATGCATTCGAGAACCCATCCGATTGGAAAGTCGTCGTCTCCAACCAGGTCAGCGGCAAGTTGAGGCAGATACAAGGCGTCGACGGCAAGGCCCTGTGCCTGGACTACGACTTCAGCGGCGTCTCGGGCTACGCCGGCATCCAGCGCGACATCGCCATCGACTATCCGCAGAATTACCAGTTCACGTTCCAACTGCGCGGCGATTCGCCTAAGAACGATCTGCAGTTCAAGCTGATCGACGCCAGCGGCGACAACGTATGGTGGGTCAACCGCCCCAAATACGACTATCCGCGCGATTGGGCGCAGGTCCGCTACAAGAAGCGCCACATCGACAAGGCCTGGGGTCCCGACCCGGACCGCACGCTGCGGCGCAGCGCGAAACTCGAATACACGATCTACAACAACGAGGGCGGCAAAGGCTCGGTCTGCTTCGACGAACTCGCCTTCGCGCCGCTGCCGCCCGATGACCGTTCGCCGTTGAAAACGACTGCGATGGCCACTGCCGCCAACGGCGGCGCCGTGGCGGGCAGGGCGGCCGACGGCGATCCGGGTACGGCCTGGTACGCCGATTTCGCCGCCGAGCCCAGTCCGCAACTGACGCTCGACCTCGGTAAGCGGCGCGAATTCGGCGGCTTGGTGCTCGAATGGCAGCCGAAGGAATACGCGACGGATTATCTAGTGCAGCTGTCCGACGACGGCAAGCAGTGGCGAGATGTCCGCACTGTGATCGGCGGCGACGGCGGCACGGATTACCTGGCGCTGCCGGAATCGGAAGCGCGCTACATCAAACTATTAGCCGGCGACGGTCCGCAAAACTCGTTTGGCCTATCCGAAGCGACGGTGCAGCCGCTCGAATTCGCCGCGACGCCCAACGATTTCGTCCGTTCGGTCGCCAAGGATTCGCCGCGCGGCTGGTATCCGCGCGGGTTCATCGGCGAGCAGCCGTATTGGACGATTCTCGGCATCGACGGCGGCGAAGAGCAAGGGTTGATCGGCGAAGACGGCGCGATCGAGGTCGCAAAGAGCGGTTTCAGCATCGAGCCCTTCGTGATGGTCGATGGCGAAGTCGCCACCTGGGCCGATGTCGGTCTTTCGCAATCGCTGCAGGACGGCTATCTGCCGATTCCCAGCGTGGAATGGAAACACGACTTGTTCGGACTGCGGGTTACCGCATTCGCGCAGGGCGAACGCATGCGTTCGCAACTGGTCGCCAGATATCGGCTGACGAACGCCAGCGACGCTGCGCGCGACTATGTCCTGGCGCTCGCCGTACAGCCTTTCCAAGTGAATCCGCCGACGCAGTTCTTGAGTACGGTCGGCGGCGTCAGCGCGATCGGCCGGCTATCGGTCGACGGCGGCACCGCATCTATCGCCGATAAGGCGCGCGTATTCGCCGATCACGCACCCGACGCCAGTTTCGCCAGTACTTTCGATGCAGGGATGGCGATATCGCACCTGTTCGCCGGCGCTTTGCCCGAGCCGCGCAGCGTCGACGATCCCACCGGTTTGGCGTCCGGCGCGATGCTGTACCGCATGCGCCTGATGCCGGGCGAATCCCATGAAGTGGCATTGATGATCCCGATGAACGGCCCCGGTACGGTCGCTGCAAAACCGTGGGATGCCGAACGGTTGCAACAGGCGGTCGCCGCGGACTGGCGCGGCAAACTCGACCGCGTGCACATTTCAGTGCCGAAGCAAGGCCAGGCACTGGTCGACACCTTGCGCACCGCGACCGCGCACATGCTCGTCTCGCGCATCGGTCCGCGCCTGCAGCCGGGTACGCGTTCGTATGCGCGCAGCTGGATCCGCGACGGCGCAATGATCTCCGAAGGCCTGCTGCGCATGGGCCGGGAAGACGCGGTGAAGGATTACGTGGCCTGGTACGCGCCGTACCAGTTCAAGGACGGCATGGTGCCGTGTTGCGTCGACCGCCGCGGCAGCGATCCGGTGCCCGAGAACGACAGCCACGGCGAACTGATCTTCAATATCGCCGAACTCTACCGCTACGACGGCGACCGCGCGTTCTTGGCGAAGATGTGGCCGCATGTGCTCGGCGCTTTCCAATACATGGAAAAACTCAGGCTGAGCGAGCGCACCGAAGCGAACCGGGCCAAGAACCGGGCGTTCTACGGCATGATGCCCGTGTCGATCAGCCACGAAGGCTATTCGGCCAAGCCGGTGCATTCGTACTGGGACAATTTCTGGGCGCTGCGCGGCTACAAGGATGCGGTCGAAGTCGCGCAGTGGCTGGGCAAGACGCAAGACGCGGAGCGCTTCGCGGCGGCGCGGGACCAGTTCCGCGACGATCTGTACGCATCCCTGCAAGCCGCGGCGGCCTTCCACAAGATCGACTATCTGCCGGGCTCGGCCGAGCTGGGCGATTTCGACGCGACCTCAACGACGATCGCGCTGGCGCCCGGCGGCGAGCAAGGCAGATTGCCGAAGAGGCTGCTCGACAACACCTTCGAGCGCTATTGGCGCGAATTCGAACAGCGCCGCGACGGCGAGCGCGAATGGGAAGCCTACACGCCCTACGAATGGCGCAACGTCGCCGCTTTCGTGCGCCTTGGCTGGCGCGAGCGCGCCTGGAGCGCGGTCGATTTCTTCTTCGCCGATCGCGAACCCGCAGCCTGGAACCAGTGGGCCGAAGTAGTCGCGCGCGAGCGGCGCAAGCCGTTCTTCGTCGGCGACCTGCCGCATGCGTGGGTCGCGTCGGATTTCGTACGCTCGGCGCTGGACATGTTCGCCTACGTTCGCGAGATCGACGACAGCATCGTGCTGGCGGCGGGCATTCCGGCGGCGTGGCTGGACGGCGAGGGCGTCGCGATCCGCGATCTGCGCACCGCCAACGGCAAGCTCGCCTATTCGCTGCGTCGCGAAGGCGGCACGCTGCGGCTCGACATTCCGAAAGGGCCGGCGTTGCCGAAAGGCGGCCTGGTGCTGCCTTGGCCTTACAAAACCGCGCCGGGAAGCGCAACGATCAATGGCAGGCCGGCGCAGTGGCACCACGGCGAATTGCGGATCGCGTCGCTGCCGGCGAAGGTGGAAATCGCGGCGCCTTGA
- a CDS encoding sugar ABC transporter substrate-binding protein, whose protein sequence is MILALVAWLLAGCAREPEVTTIRFWAMGREAEVVGELIDDFERENPDIRVDLQQIPWTAAHEKLLTAFAADGLPDICQLGNTWIPEFAALGTLEPMQPYVDASKVVDPQDYFPGIWDTNVIDGRLLGVPWYVDTRLVFYRKDILAKAGFDHPPATWEEWDRAMAAVKRVVGPQRYASMLPLNEFEQLLSLGLQQPDPLLRDDDGRGNFESPGFRRSLAFYANMFEQGWAPPMSETQISNVWDEFFKGFFTFYVSGPWNIREFKKRVPAGLEDAWGTAPLPGPDGPGAGIAGGTSLVLFRSSPRKAASWKLVEFLSRPAVQQRFHAAIGDLPPRRSTWEYPQLKDDPYAQAFRDQLERVKPTPKVLEWERIVQEMRLASERVVRGGESQDDALRDLDKRVDEILEKRRWMRDRDRGTAGAQ, encoded by the coding sequence TTGATACTCGCCCTGGTCGCGTGGCTGCTGGCCGGCTGCGCGCGCGAGCCCGAGGTCACCACGATCCGTTTCTGGGCGATGGGCCGCGAAGCCGAAGTCGTCGGCGAACTGATCGACGATTTCGAACGCGAAAACCCGGATATCCGGGTCGACCTGCAACAGATCCCCTGGACGGCTGCCCATGAAAAGCTTCTGACCGCTTTCGCCGCCGACGGCCTGCCGGACATCTGCCAGCTCGGCAACACCTGGATACCGGAGTTCGCCGCGCTCGGCACGCTCGAGCCGATGCAGCCGTATGTGGACGCGTCGAAGGTCGTCGATCCCCAGGATTATTTCCCGGGCATCTGGGATACCAACGTGATCGATGGCCGGCTGCTCGGCGTGCCCTGGTATGTCGATACCCGCCTGGTGTTCTATCGCAAGGACATTCTGGCCAAGGCCGGCTTCGACCATCCGCCGGCCACTTGGGAAGAATGGGATAGGGCGATGGCGGCGGTGAAGCGCGTGGTCGGACCGCAACGCTACGCTTCGATGCTGCCGCTCAACGAGTTCGAGCAGTTGCTTTCGCTGGGCCTGCAACAGCCCGATCCGCTGTTGCGCGACGACGACGGCCGCGGCAACTTCGAAAGCCCCGGCTTCCGCCGTTCGCTAGCGTTCTACGCCAACATGTTCGAGCAGGGCTGGGCGCCGCCGATGTCCGAGACGCAGATCTCGAACGTGTGGGACGAGTTCTTCAAGGGCTTCTTCACTTTCTACGTGTCCGGCCCGTGGAATATCCGCGAGTTCAAGAAACGCGTGCCGGCAGGGTTGGAAGACGCTTGGGGCACCGCGCCGTTGCCCGGACCCGACGGTCCCGGCGCCGGCATCGCCGGCGGCACTAGCCTGGTGCTGTTCCGTTCTTCGCCGCGCAAGGCCGCTTCGTGGAAGCTGGTCGAATTCCTGTCGCGGCCCGCCGTCCAGCAGCGTTTCCACGCCGCGATCGGCGACCTGCCGCCGCGGCGCAGCACCTGGGAATATCCGCAACTCAAGGACGATCCGTACGCGCAGGCGTTCCGCGACCAGCTCGAACGGGTCAAGCCCACGCCCAAAGTGCTGGAGTGGGAACGGATCGTGCAGGAGATGCGCCTGGCCAGCGAGCGCGTGGTGCGCGGCGGCGAAAGCCAGGACGACGCCTTGCGCGACCTGGACAAGCGCGTCGACGAAATCCTGGAAAAGCGGCGCTGGATGCGCGACCGCGATCGCGGCACGGCAGGCGCGCAATGA
- a CDS encoding glucoamylase family protein: MRVRPLQLFFVSMLAFGACALTGCGQDEPERKPDIAAPKPGPIAQTPAPAPVRPGPPELPPLFRDIERKTFQFFWDTTNELNGLTPDRFPSRPFASIASVGFALTAYPIGIENGWISRRQAVDRTLVTLKFFRDAPQGPQRTGKTGHHGFYYHFLDMQSGHRYEPWVELSSIDTALLMSGVLFAQSYYDRDDPREKEIRDLAEELYRRVDWAWLQQRKPLISMGWYPESGFIQHDWSGYNEAMMLYILAMASPTHPVGPDAWSVWTRTYDLSWGVFEGQEYLSGAPQFWHHYAHVWIDFRGIRDDYMRNRGIDYFENSRRATYAQRAYAIENPMKWKEYGENVWGLTASDGPQRTTQYYQGQQREFRHYSARGAGLRDDFDDGTLAPTAVVASLPFAPEIVIPATQALHERYGEYLYSSYGFLDSFNPSFDYDIPLKTGRLVQDKGWVASDYIGIDQGPILAMIANYRNEFVWKVMKRNPHVRRGLELAGFQGGWLTPQGEAPQVSPPDPKAAAARAVGVAESRAANAQSQPPEAPRPAPPQ; this comes from the coding sequence ATGCGCGTACGTCCGCTCCAACTCTTCTTCGTTTCCATGCTGGCATTCGGAGCCTGCGCGCTGACCGGTTGCGGACAGGATGAACCCGAGCGGAAACCCGATATCGCCGCGCCCAAGCCCGGCCCGATCGCGCAAACGCCGGCGCCGGCGCCGGTGAGGCCCGGCCCGCCGGAGCTGCCGCCGCTGTTCCGCGACATCGAGCGCAAGACTTTCCAGTTCTTCTGGGACACCACCAACGAATTGAACGGGCTCACGCCCGACCGTTTTCCGTCGCGGCCGTTCGCCAGCATCGCCTCGGTGGGCTTCGCGCTGACCGCGTACCCGATCGGCATCGAGAACGGCTGGATCAGCCGCAGGCAGGCGGTCGACCGCACCCTGGTCACGCTGAAATTCTTCCGCGACGCGCCGCAAGGCCCGCAGCGCACCGGAAAGACCGGTCATCACGGGTTCTATTACCACTTCCTCGACATGCAGAGCGGCCATCGCTACGAGCCATGGGTCGAGCTATCCAGCATCGACACGGCGCTGTTGATGAGCGGTGTGCTGTTCGCGCAAAGCTATTACGATCGCGACGACCCGCGCGAGAAGGAGATCCGCGACCTGGCGGAGGAGTTGTACCGGCGCGTCGACTGGGCCTGGTTGCAGCAGCGCAAACCGCTGATCTCGATGGGCTGGTATCCGGAGAGCGGCTTCATCCAGCACGACTGGAGCGGCTACAACGAAGCGATGATGCTGTACATCCTGGCGATGGCCTCGCCGACGCACCCGGTCGGCCCGGATGCGTGGTCGGTATGGACGCGGACCTACGACCTGAGCTGGGGTGTTTTCGAGGGACAGGAATACCTTAGCGGCGCGCCGCAGTTCTGGCACCACTACGCTCATGTCTGGATCGACTTCCGCGGCATCCGCGACGATTACATGCGCAATCGCGGCATTGATTATTTCGAGAATAGCCGGCGCGCGACCTACGCGCAGCGCGCGTACGCGATCGAGAACCCCATGAAGTGGAAGGAATACGGCGAGAACGTTTGGGGCCTGACCGCGAGCGACGGGCCGCAGCGCACCACCCAGTATTATCAGGGCCAACAACGCGAGTTCCGCCACTACAGCGCGCGCGGCGCCGGGCTGCGGGACGATTTCGACGACGGCACGCTCGCTCCGACCGCCGTGGTGGCATCGTTGCCATTCGCACCGGAGATCGTGATCCCGGCGACGCAGGCGTTGCACGAGCGCTACGGCGAGTACCTGTATTCCAGCTACGGTTTCCTCGACTCGTTCAACCCCAGCTTCGATTACGACATTCCGTTGAAGACAGGGCGGCTGGTGCAGGACAAGGGCTGGGTGGCGAGCGATTACATCGGCATCGATCAGGGGCCGATCCTGGCGATGATCGCCAACTATCGCAACGAGTTCGTCTGGAAGGTGATGAAGCGCAATCCGCACGTCCGCAGGGGCCTGGAACTGGCCGGATTCCAGGGTGGTTGGCTGACGCCGCAGGGCGAGGCCCCGCAGGTTTCGCCGCCGGATCCCAAAGCCGCGGCGGCGCGGGCGGTCGGCGTAGCTGAATCGCGCGCTGCCAATGCGCAATCGCAGCCGCCGGAGGCGCCGCGCCCGGCGCCTCCGCAATAA
- a CDS encoding carbohydrate ABC transporter permease, which yields MTKASFAGWMFAAPALIVIGVFFGLPVLAALALSLTDFDLYALADMGNLRFVGAGNYLELLRTPMFWKSLGNTTYFVVVGVPLSIGVSLGAAMLLNAPVARFKALFRTALFAPVVTTLVAVAVIWRYLFHTSYGLVNWVLGHFGIAPIDWLGDPTWAMPTIMLLAVWKNFGYNMVIFLAGLQSIPQDLYEAARIDGASKWRQFLHITLPMLGPVLLVVGVITISGYFQLFAEPYVMTRGDPLQSTVSVLYYMFEEGFRWWNLGRASAVAFLLFLIILAVTTLLLRFGRKKELV from the coding sequence ATGACCAAGGCATCGTTCGCCGGTTGGATGTTCGCAGCCCCCGCGCTGATCGTGATCGGCGTGTTCTTCGGCTTGCCGGTGCTGGCGGCGCTGGCATTGAGCCTGACCGATTTCGATCTGTACGCGCTCGCGGACATGGGCAATCTGCGCTTCGTCGGCGCCGGCAACTATCTGGAATTGCTGCGCACGCCGATGTTCTGGAAGTCGCTCGGCAACACCACTTACTTCGTCGTGGTCGGCGTGCCCTTGTCGATCGGAGTGTCGCTCGGCGCGGCGATGCTGCTCAATGCGCCGGTCGCGCGCTTCAAGGCGCTGTTCCGCACGGCGCTGTTCGCGCCGGTGGTGACCACGCTGGTGGCGGTGGCGGTGATCTGGCGTTATCTGTTCCATACCAGCTACGGGTTGGTGAATTGGGTGTTGGGCCATTTCGGCATCGCGCCGATCGACTGGCTCGGCGATCCGACCTGGGCCATGCCGACGATCATGCTGCTCGCGGTGTGGAAGAACTTCGGCTACAACATGGTGATCTTCCTCGCCGGACTGCAGTCGATTCCGCAGGATCTTTACGAGGCGGCGCGGATAGACGGCGCGTCGAAATGGCGGCAGTTCCTGCACATCACGCTGCCGATGCTGGGACCGGTGCTGCTGGTGGTGGGCGTGATCACCATTTCAGGCTATTTCCAGCTGTTCGCCGAGCCTTACGTGATGACCCGCGGCGATCCGCTGCAGAGCACGGTCAGCGTGCTGTACTACATGTTCGAGGAAGGCTTCCGCTGGTGGAACCTGGGCCGCGCTTCGGCGGTCGCGTTCCTGCTGTTCCTGATCATCCTGGCGGTCACCACGCTGCTGCTGCGCTTCGGGCGCAAGAAGGAGCTGGTATGA
- the eda gene encoding bifunctional 4-hydroxy-2-oxoglutarate aldolase/2-dehydro-3-deoxy-phosphogluconate aldolase: MTIAQHQDKAERLLRAAGILPVVTVDSIDQAHKLAEALLAGGLSAIELTLRTPVAIDALAALKKTLPDIVIGAGTVLTTEQIERSIDAGADFLVTPGTPPALADALAKAAVPAVPGAATPTELLSLMARGFRVCKLFPASAVGGLAMLKGLAGPLAELKLCPTGGIGEHDAADYLAQPNVACIGGSWMLAKEWLAAGDYAKVRESSARAAAIVRARSA; this comes from the coding sequence ATGACCATTGCCCAGCATCAAGACAAAGCCGAACGACTGCTCCGCGCTGCGGGCATCCTTCCCGTCGTAACCGTCGACAGCATCGACCAGGCGCACAAACTGGCCGAGGCTCTGCTCGCAGGCGGTTTGTCCGCCATTGAGTTGACGTTGCGAACTCCGGTGGCCATCGACGCCTTGGCGGCATTGAAGAAAACTTTGCCGGACATCGTGATCGGCGCAGGCACGGTGCTGACAACAGAACAGATCGAGCGCTCCATCGACGCCGGCGCCGACTTCCTTGTCACGCCAGGCACCCCGCCCGCGCTTGCCGACGCACTCGCGAAAGCCGCGGTCCCCGCGGTACCGGGCGCGGCCACGCCGACCGAACTGCTGTCGCTGATGGCGCGCGGCTTCCGCGTCTGTAAATTGTTCCCGGCCAGCGCCGTCGGCGGGCTGGCGATGCTCAAGGGCCTGGCCGGCCCGCTCGCGGAACTGAAACTCTGCCCGACCGGCGGCATCGGCGAGCACGACGCCGCCGACTATCTCGCGCAGCCCAATGTCGCCTGCATCGGCGGCTCGTGGATGCTGGCCAAGGAATGGCTGGCGGCCGGCGACTACGCCAAGGTCCGCGAAAGTTCTGCGCGCGCAGCGGCCATCGTGCGTGCGCGCAGTGCGTAA